A region from the Cryptosporangium arvum DSM 44712 genome encodes:
- the xseA gene encoding exodeoxyribonuclease VII large subunit: MTDIAPAPSKSEKSSAEAPWPVRVVSMKIGQWVARLGDVWVEGQVAQVSRRPGAPTVFLTLRDPAADISIPVTCPRTVFEAVRPPLSEGARVLVHAKPDYYLQRGSLSLRATELRAVGIGELLARLARLKELLAAEGLFAAERKRRLPFLPGTVGLITGRASAAERDVLENARRRWPAVRFAVRPVAVQGTSAVTQILEALRELDADPEVDVIVLARGGGSVEDLLPFSDETLCRAVFGCRTPVVSAIGHETDTPLVDYVADVRASTPTDAAKRVVPDLSEERQRIDVARQRLRRGVLSRLEAGQQWLDGVRSRPAFARPTVLVEQREAEVDGLRDRARRTLGHRLDAAGGELAQVRARVRALSPQATLDRGYAVVQRADGAVLRDAADAAPGDALRVRLAAGELPAVVSGPDA, translated from the coding sequence GTGACCGACATCGCTCCTGCGCCGTCGAAGTCCGAGAAGAGCTCGGCCGAGGCACCGTGGCCGGTGCGCGTGGTGAGCATGAAGATCGGGCAGTGGGTCGCCCGGCTCGGCGACGTCTGGGTCGAAGGCCAGGTGGCCCAGGTCTCCCGGCGACCAGGAGCACCCACGGTCTTCCTCACCCTGCGTGACCCCGCAGCCGACATCAGCATCCCGGTGACGTGTCCCCGGACGGTCTTCGAGGCCGTGCGCCCGCCGCTGTCGGAGGGGGCGCGGGTGCTCGTGCACGCCAAGCCCGACTACTACCTCCAGCGAGGGTCGCTGTCCCTGCGGGCGACCGAACTGCGTGCCGTCGGTATCGGTGAACTGCTCGCGCGGCTGGCCCGGCTCAAGGAGCTGCTCGCGGCGGAGGGGCTATTCGCCGCGGAGCGCAAACGGCGGCTGCCGTTCCTGCCCGGGACGGTCGGCCTGATCACCGGGCGGGCCAGCGCGGCCGAGCGTGACGTCCTGGAGAACGCGCGGCGCCGCTGGCCGGCCGTGCGCTTCGCGGTGCGTCCGGTCGCGGTGCAGGGAACGTCGGCGGTGACGCAGATCCTCGAAGCGCTGCGCGAACTCGACGCCGACCCCGAGGTGGACGTCATCGTGCTCGCCCGCGGCGGCGGGTCGGTGGAGGACCTGTTGCCGTTCAGCGACGAGACGCTGTGCCGGGCGGTGTTCGGCTGCCGTACCCCGGTCGTGAGCGCGATCGGGCACGAGACCGACACGCCGCTCGTCGACTACGTCGCCGACGTCCGAGCGTCCACGCCGACGGACGCGGCGAAACGTGTGGTTCCCGACCTCTCCGAGGAACGGCAGCGCATCGACGTCGCCCGGCAGCGCCTGCGCCGCGGCGTGCTCTCCCGGCTGGAGGCCGGCCAGCAGTGGCTCGACGGGGTGCGGTCCCGGCCGGCCTTCGCCCGGCCGACCGTGCTCGTCGAACAGCGCGAGGCCGAGGTGGACGGGCTCCGGGACCGGGCCCGGCGGACGCTCGGTCACCGGCTGGACGCCGCCGGCGGGGAGTTGGCGCAGGTTCGCGCCCGGGTACGGGCACTCTCCCCGCAGGCGACGCTCGACCGGGGCTACGCCGTGGTGCAGCGCGCGGACGGCGCGGTACTCCGCGACGCGGCCGACGCCGCGCCCGGCGACGCGCTCCGGGTGCGGTTGGCGGCCGGCGAGCTACCGGCCGTGGTGAGCGGCCCCGACGCCTAG
- a CDS encoding exodeoxyribonuclease VII small subunit, whose product MAERLSYEDARAQLVEVVQRLEAGGTTLEEALALWERGEQLATVCQEWLDGARARLETARSSAE is encoded by the coding sequence ATGGCGGAACGGCTGAGCTACGAGGACGCCCGCGCACAGCTCGTCGAGGTCGTGCAGCGGCTCGAAGCCGGTGGCACCACGCTCGAGGAGGCGCTGGCGCTCTGGGAGCGCGGCGAGCAGCTCGCGACCGTCTGCCAGGAGTGGCTCGACGGCGCCCGCGCCCGGCTGGAAACCGCCCGCTCCAGCGCCGAGTAG
- a CDS encoding response regulator transcription factor, translating into MSDRSGQRRVLVVDDEENVSHLVSTALRLDGFTTVVADTAPGALAAVAEHEPDLVVLDIMLGDAGGMDGVGVLRRLREAGAEVPVIFLTARDASGDVVAGLRAGADDYVVKPFRVEELLARVHAVMRRAVPDPTRSATLQVADLELDEESREVHRAGQEVHLTATEFELLRYLMRNERVVVSKAQILERVWRYDFGGQSNIVELYIGYLRKKIDTIEPRLIHTVRGAGYVLKAPR; encoded by the coding sequence ATGAGCGACCGTTCGGGACAGCGTCGGGTCCTCGTCGTCGACGACGAGGAGAACGTCTCCCATCTGGTGTCGACCGCGCTGCGGCTGGACGGCTTCACCACGGTGGTGGCCGACACCGCTCCCGGCGCTCTCGCCGCGGTGGCCGAACACGAGCCGGATCTGGTCGTCCTCGACATCATGTTGGGCGACGCCGGCGGCATGGACGGCGTCGGAGTGCTGCGGCGTCTGCGCGAGGCCGGCGCCGAGGTGCCGGTGATCTTCCTGACCGCGCGGGACGCCAGCGGCGACGTCGTCGCGGGCCTGCGCGCGGGTGCGGACGACTACGTGGTGAAGCCGTTCCGGGTGGAGGAGCTGCTCGCCCGGGTGCACGCGGTGATGCGGCGGGCGGTGCCCGACCCGACCCGCTCGGCCACGCTCCAGGTCGCCGACCTAGAACTGGACGAGGAGAGCCGCGAGGTGCACCGGGCCGGCCAGGAGGTGCACCTGACCGCGACCGAGTTCGAGCTGCTGCGGTACCTGATGCGTAACGAGCGGGTCGTGGTGAGCAAGGCGCAGATCCTGGAGCGGGTGTGGCGCTACGACTTCGGCGGTCAGTCGAACATCGTCGAGCTCTACATCGGGTACCTGCGCAAGAAGATCGACACCATCGAGCCACGGCTGATCCACACCGTGCGCGGCGCGGGCTACGTGCTGAAAGCGCCGCGATGA
- a CDS encoding sensor histidine kinase translates to MMTRLSLRTRLVAVVVAVTIFALTAGGAATWLSLRAYLYHRVDGNLQDMANGREQDFNRWTDSDGDISIPPNKEYLLYGGPGPGGPGGQQTILRPDGSVVKVGLASDTSIVLDDIFFALSKSDANTLIGHTSTPYNVTEAGGTDLRAESRTLANGLTLVVALPLGDVNNTLARLLLVELAVSGAAVLAVVGLGAYGVRIGLHPLTHVSNTAHEIAENLKRDGSGLERRVPPGDPRTEVGQLTEAVNTMLSEAQVAYAQRVENEDRMRRFLADASHELRTPLTSLRGYAELERLRAGTVGAEDPAATQDALRRIETEGDRMARLVDDLLLLARTDQGSSAPELGPVPVDELLDEAADRAGAAHPSRPFVIDTPNTGLMLVGDREALLQVLGNLIRNAAIHTPGPRPIRLGARPDGSTVLLLVADEGPGMSPEQADHAFERFWRADSGRTRATGGSGLGLAIVHALVAAQHGTVGLTSDVATGTTALVRMPGLLDDTGRLVHRPTPDYYPQQYTDPDTGAYRSVGTPDYRRLP, encoded by the coding sequence ATGATGACGCGGCTCTCGCTCCGCACCCGCCTGGTGGCGGTCGTCGTCGCGGTCACGATCTTCGCTCTCACCGCGGGCGGCGCCGCCACCTGGCTGTCGCTGCGCGCGTATCTCTACCACCGGGTCGACGGCAATCTCCAGGACATGGCGAACGGCCGCGAGCAGGACTTCAACCGGTGGACCGACTCCGACGGTGACATCTCGATCCCCCCGAACAAGGAGTACCTGCTGTACGGGGGGCCGGGTCCGGGCGGGCCGGGTGGCCAGCAGACCATCCTGCGTCCCGACGGCTCGGTCGTGAAGGTGGGGCTCGCGTCCGACACCAGCATCGTCCTGGACGACATCTTCTTCGCTCTCAGCAAGAGCGACGCCAACACGCTCATCGGGCACACCAGCACGCCGTACAACGTGACCGAGGCCGGCGGGACGGACCTGCGGGCGGAGTCCCGGACGCTCGCGAACGGCCTGACGCTCGTCGTCGCGCTGCCCCTCGGCGACGTCAACAACACGCTGGCCCGGCTTCTGCTCGTGGAACTCGCGGTGAGCGGGGCGGCCGTGCTCGCCGTGGTGGGACTCGGCGCGTACGGCGTCCGGATCGGGCTGCACCCGTTGACGCACGTGAGCAACACCGCCCACGAGATCGCGGAGAACCTCAAGCGGGACGGCAGCGGGCTGGAGCGGCGGGTGCCGCCGGGCGACCCGCGCACCGAGGTCGGCCAGCTCACCGAAGCGGTGAACACGATGCTCAGCGAGGCCCAGGTCGCCTACGCGCAACGCGTCGAGAACGAGGACCGCATGCGTCGTTTCCTCGCCGACGCCTCGCACGAACTCCGGACACCGCTCACCTCGCTGCGCGGGTACGCCGAGCTGGAACGGCTGCGTGCGGGCACCGTCGGCGCCGAGGACCCGGCCGCCACCCAGGACGCGCTGCGGCGGATCGAGACCGAGGGCGACCGGATGGCGCGTCTCGTCGACGACCTGCTGTTGCTCGCCCGCACCGACCAGGGCTCCTCGGCCCCGGAGCTGGGGCCGGTCCCGGTCGACGAACTCCTGGACGAGGCCGCCGACCGTGCGGGCGCCGCCCACCCCAGCCGCCCGTTCGTCATCGACACCCCGAACACCGGGCTGATGCTGGTCGGCGACCGCGAGGCCCTGCTGCAGGTGCTGGGCAACCTGATCCGTAACGCGGCGATCCACACGCCCGGCCCGCGTCCGATCCGGCTCGGCGCCCGCCCCGACGGCAGCACCGTGCTGCTCCTGGTGGCCGACGAAGGGCCCGGCATGTCCCCGGAGCAGGCCGACCACGCGTTCGAGCGGTTCTGGCGCGCGGATTCCGGGCGCACCAGGGCCACCGGCGGCAGCGGCCTCGGCCTGGCGATCGTGCACGCGCTCGTCGCCGCGCAGCACGGCACCGTCGGCCTGACCAGCGACGTGGCGACCGGCACGACCGCGCTGGTCCGGATGCCCGGCCTGCTCGACGACACCGGCCGGCTCGTCCACCGGCCCACGCCGGACTACTACCCGCAGCAGTACACCGACCCGGACACCGGCGCGTACCGCTCGGTGGGTACCCCCGACTACCGCCGACTGCCGTAG
- a CDS encoding TetR/AcrR family transcriptional regulator, translating into MGTSLRERKKAQTRLLIADIAMGLFAERGFDGVTVAEVARAADVSVNTVFNYFPTKEDLFFDRQAVVEDMLAAIVRDRRPGEGVLEAIRRHTLDGLATDDWSTGLWDGATDFFRLVESSPSLRARERELAGRTEAALARAIAAGAGATDDDPTPLVVAGLIAGARNAVLSEARRLLLDDEPFDQVKSWAAGAYRRAFELLENGVPAGYGSRR; encoded by the coding sequence ATGGGGACGTCGCTGCGTGAGCGCAAGAAAGCGCAGACCCGGTTGTTGATCGCCGACATCGCGATGGGCCTTTTCGCCGAGCGCGGTTTCGACGGCGTCACCGTCGCCGAGGTGGCACGGGCTGCCGACGTCTCGGTCAACACGGTCTTCAACTACTTCCCGACCAAAGAAGACCTGTTCTTCGACCGGCAGGCCGTGGTGGAAGACATGCTGGCCGCGATCGTCCGCGACCGCAGGCCGGGCGAGGGCGTTCTGGAGGCGATCCGACGGCACACCCTCGACGGGCTCGCCACCGACGACTGGTCGACCGGCCTGTGGGACGGCGCGACGGACTTCTTCCGGCTGGTCGAGAGCAGCCCGTCGCTCCGCGCGCGTGAGCGGGAGCTGGCCGGGCGCACCGAGGCCGCGCTGGCCCGGGCGATCGCGGCCGGGGCCGGGGCCACCGACGACGACCCGACCCCGCTCGTCGTCGCCGGGCTGATCGCCGGCGCCCGGAACGCCGTGCTGTCCGAGGCGCGTCGCCTCCTCCTCGACGACGAGCCGTTCGACCAGGTCAAGAGCTGGGCGGCCGGTGCCTACCGGCGCGCGTTCGAGCTGCTGGAGAACGGGGTGCCGGCCGGCTACGGCAGTCGGCGGTAG